In the genome of Arabidopsis thaliana chromosome 4, partial sequence, the window TGATTCTTGTAACTTTGATCCTGattaaatgatataaatgGTGCGGTCTATGTTTAAGCTAATAAGTAAAAGGACCAAACTTTTGTTGATACGTTGACAACCCCATTGGTTGTgaattgagaaagagaaatcagTTTGGCCTAAGAAGATTAAGCAATGTACAACTATTCTTCTTGCTTTGATTTGAACCGTAACAAAAGTATTATaattttcatacaaaaagagaaaagtcaTTCAACAATGCATGGACCCAATCAAGATTTCTTTGCGGCAGAAAAACATGGAAGCTGAATGAATAATTTGATACCTCTTTTCAAAAGCAAACACCTCCTTGCACATGTACTTTGTTGAGTACCcaaaaagagataaattatAAAACGCCATTTATCAGGTTTTATGGAAACCATCATGCCAAGTTTTTGGACACAAAACCACAAATTTCAGGAAGAAAGATTGAGAAAGGTCATTGGTAAACTAATATGACAAAATCAATACATAAACACACAACAGTTTcagaaacttttgttttccccAACACCTATAGATGACATCATATCCCAAAATTGCAGCTTCACTAAAACTTGGCACATATAGAGATGgagaaaaggagagaaacaaaaacaagaagaaaaacctaATGTAGTCCTCAGAGTCATTATTGTGCTTCAACATAGCAACTTCAAACTGCTTTAGCAATTGGAACGATGAGTGTAAAATCTCATTGCAACTCATCATTGGACtactaaacaaaactctaTCTATATCTGAACCAATCTACCTACAAAGCAAACTTGTTATCTTTGTATCCAAAATGAAGCCAGATCATGTGTTAAACATCAGTACATCACCAACAACCACAAGAGACCAATGATTATGAAAGATACAGAAGCAAACTTCTCTAAAGATGAATCACACACAAGATATTCCCAGAATCACATTCATCAACGCAGTTGAATCTTTCAACAGACTAACTatgtaaaaatcaaaatcccaaaatcaagcatatatatataaataaacttcacaaatcacaaaccATATCGAATCAAACGCAGGTAATAATAGTCAGGTTTACACATAAACATTTGAAGAAACACCAAATCTGGCATGTACAATCAAAAGTTGATACAATTTCTAGatcaccaaaaataaaaagaaggcGAAACCGAAGAAGGATTTACCGAACGAAGGGAATCTAAACGATGTCGTCTGGGTGAGGAGCGGCGGAGAGAGCAAGGGGACGGTTGTGAGATTCTTCGccttcatcgtcatcatcgGAGGTAGATAGGTTAACGCATGAGCAACGCTCGAGGGAGGCGAAGAAGGCGGAAATAACGGTGGTGCTGACCCAGCTCGCCGCTTGATCTAGCTTTTCCAGAGAAGCCGTGCTCAGATTTGAGGCCGTGGAAGCGGTGGAATTGATGCTGCTGCTGTTATCCATGGCTTCTCGATTTCGATTGGAAATCTCACAAGGTTGAGATCGTGTTTGGGGATTTTTTGCGGAGAGATTTTGAATCGAAGAGAAACGaatttggggattttttttAGACGATGTGGCGATGCAGAAGAAAATATgtaatgttttgattgaaaTTTGTGGTTAAGATAAATCTAGTTATATGGaatgtttaaacaaaaagcGCATCTGGTGTAGTGGTATCATAGTACCCTCCCACGGTACTGACCAGGGTTCGATTCCCTGGATGCgcaaaacttttgttttactttttcgttttataatactaatattttttatttccgatatttgttttgttcttttgagttttgaggaCTTGCGACCTTCTGTGGCAATGAGTGTCTCATTCTTCTCAGATCTTTTGTCCAAATACAAAGCTCTACACTTTGttataatatgattattaGATTTGAGAACTATTGATTGGATTCTTCGtatgttatttttcttattgattAAATCTAGCTTGACATCATGTAGATTTTGATCTTAATTTAAACTTATTCACCAAAAGTGTTTTTAGGTTGCTAGAGCGAGCATAGATGATCGTGTGTCTGTATCACATCGAAAGTTACTAATTAAGCTCAATGTGAACAAATCATCTTAATTATTaatgtgtgtttgttttttgaatttaaacaAGAGTTTAGAATCTTTAAGTTATTATCCATAGACTctcatcattattattttttgaatttaatgttaaattagattttaagaaaaaaaaacgtttttacaACTTGTGCAGTGATAGATTAAGCAACATTacgtttaaatttttttagagCTTTAGAGCTTGTTTAGTATGTTCCTCTTGTGCTAAACCAAAGTTGGAGTCTTTTGTCATATCTTCTATCTTCCTCAAATCTTATTGCCGAAAGTTGGTTTCGTATGTGAGCATCTATCCACTTGATTAGACGATTTGCTGGGTTGGGAGGATTATCATGCTTACGTCCATTACGCTCTCGCCAAATAGTATGTACGACCCGactcataatatttttgggCCTTtggcaaaataaaattaaaactaaaaccttttaagtaatttttttaatataaaaatgggcttttttcctttaagaatcttttgaattttgtaatgGACCCATGACATTTGCGTAATAGTCTACCATGGATTAGAGACAGTCCTGTGTACGGATGCCTGCAGAACTAATCGAGCTAGGTAACCCTCCACACGGTCATTCCACTGAGCTGAAGCTTGGCTAAGAATAGTCAACCAGTCCGTTAAGAACCTCTACCCGTATATATTTTTGGCCATGGCCTCTCATCATTAGTCAAGAACAACCACAATTTCTTCGCACGTTTGGTTTCGCAAGCAACCATTTATGTCATATGGCTAGAGCGCGACAACAAATTTCACAATAGATTTGTCTTCAACCACGGACACACAACCTTCAAAAGACCGGATAAACTTATTAAGGCGACACAATCTTCGCAAGAAGGAAAACGAAGGCCTTCGTCGGTGACTTAATGCAAAATTTTtgtaaggtttttttttttggcaagcCAAGCCTTATTAGCTAGTTAAGTAAATTACGACCcttcttcatttcttaatatcacattcatataaaaaaaaaaacaagagacaTGGAGAAACCATTGGGAAGCATTTCTTTGTTGGCAAATAGATCACATAGgcaaataacataaaataacaaaaggcAGAAAGAAGCAAATTAAGACGGGAGAAACCATCGAGCATCCTTTAGCTTTAAGTGCGAGAGACTTGGGAAGCGtgtgattttctttgtttcaagaTTGAACACACAGATGTGTCGGACCCGACATGAAAAATCCTTTTCACAGTTATAGACACGGTCGTAACGGGTGAAATAGATGGTTCGATACCAAGGGGATGGTCAGCAGGCACAATGATACCTAAATCCAAACGAAAGGCCTCATCGCCTAAAGAATATACCTCAACAGACACATACGGTGTGTATAAAAGCTCATCCGGATTTGGATTAGGAACCTTCTTATAGAGGCGGAAGCCGATTCTAGACTCACAAACGATGCTCTCGACTAACAAAACCTCTCCTGATGTTGTAACAACAATATTTCTATGGCTAGAATACATCTTATCATCACTACTCGAATGAGAAGCTAGGTAACGTGGTGGTAATAGATCAGTGTTGGCTACAAATTCATTGTATGCCTCGTAACTCTCTGTGAATTACATCGATATATGTTGGAATGGTATGGTAATGATCTTCCCCGTTCTTGCAATAGGTTATATAGTTGGCACCTGTATCGAAAAACCACACAACAGTGtattcttctttattctcCTCATCTACCCACAAAAGACCTCTCAAATTAACCACATTCTGGTTTCTGTAACCAAAGCTAGGTCTAGTAAATTTCTCTTCGAAATCCTTATCTCCTATTCGCTTA includes:
- a CDS encoding uncharacterized protein (unknown protein; FUNCTIONS IN: molecular_function unknown; INVOLVED IN: biological_process unknown; LOCATED IN: chloroplast; EXPRESSED IN: 23 plant structures; EXPRESSED DURING: 15 growth stages; BEST Arabidopsis thaliana protein match is: unknown protein (TAIR:AT4G24026.1); Has 1807 Blast hits to 1807 proteins in 277 species: Archae - 0; Bacteria - 0; Metazoa - 736; Fungi - 347; Plants - 385; Viruses - 0; Other Eukaryotes - 339 (source: NCBI BLink).) — encoded protein: MDNSSSINSTASTASNLSTASLEKLDQAASWVSTTVISAFFASLERCSCVNLSTSDDDDEGEESHNRPLALSAAPHPDDIV
- a CDS encoding F-box family protein (F-box family protein; BEST Arabidopsis thaliana protein match is: F-box family protein with a domain of unknown function (DUF295) (TAIR:AT5G25290.1); Has 1807 Blast hits to 1807 proteins in 277 species: Archae - 0; Bacteria - 0; Metazoa - 736; Fungi - 347; Plants - 385; Viruses - 0; Other Eukaryotes - 339 (source: NCBI BLink).) encodes the protein MLFPEDGCVLYNPEEDNRVYNTKRDFSKTRFLANSGNLFLTVDVESNLYIIDLFSEKRINLPPLDSVEGLFTLKRIGDKDFEEKFTRPSFGYRNQNVVNLRGLLWVDEENKEEYTVVWFFDTESYEAYNEFVANTDLLPPRYLASHSSSDDKMYSSHRNIVVTTSGEVLLVESIVCESRIGFRLYKKVPNPNPDELLYTPYVSVEVYSLGDEAFRLDLGIIVPADHPLGIEPSISPVTTVSITVKRIFHVGSDTSVCSILKQRKSHASQVSRT